Sequence from the Clostridium saccharobutylicum DSM 13864 genome:
TTGATCCATGTAATACCAGTTACCATATACCATTTTCCATCCCCATGCAGGTACTCCTTGTTCAATTAGCATCCATTTTCCATCAGATGTTTTTGCCCAAAAATCTCCTTCATTTCCTGTACTAATTTGAGTGCTTACAATACTTCCACTTGATTTATCATCTGTACTTTTGCCTGGTATACTGTCTACCCAATTAGTACTGGTATCTTCTGTTTTGGTATCGTTGTTATCACTTTCATTAGTAGCAGTAGGATTAATAAACTTATTTGTATAAGAATTAACATTATAATTACTTTTATCCTGATCTTTCGATTCATATCCTGGCTTTAAATTGTTTAATTCTTCTTTAGTATAACCAGTTTCACTTGAACTTGCTGCATATGCACAAGTACTTTGAACCATGATTGCTGTAATAGCTAACATTAATACTTTTATTTTGTTGCTCTTCATTTTCTTCATCCCCCAGAATGTTATAAATAAACTGTCTTTGTTATAGGTTATACAATTCAGCTTAAATTATAAAGCTATACTATAACCTTATCTTTATTATCGATTAAATTTATTATTTCTTCAGCATTTTTAGTAATAAAGTAACAATAATCAAAAAATAACATATCAATGCATTCGCCTATTTTGCATCCTTTTGCATATTATTTTTTTACGTACCTTAAATCTCAAAACTACTTTGATCAATCCATTTATACTGTGGTTTTATGTTCTTTATATCTTCCACTAGCCTATATAATGCTTCATCTTTTTTCTTACATTCTAACATCACATCAAAATCTCTATCAATTTTTTTTGTTTTTTCTATAAACTCTATGAAATCAGTCGCATTTATATAATCTGAATGCTTTCTATCCTTCTCATGATCTCGTGGAGTTGAAAAATGTATTTTGGGTGGCAATTCTTCTCTATTCCATGTATTAAATATTTCTTGCAGCATATCCTGAATTGATTCTCCATTATTATTGCAATTATGATGATGTACATCTAACACCATTGGAATATTCAATATTTTACATAAATTTAATACTTCTTTTGCTGTATAAGTTTTATCATCATTTTCTATTATCAATCTTGAAGTTATCTCTTCTGGATATTGATTAAAATTATTTATAAATCTCTTTATTCCTTCTTCTTTTCCTCCTGTTGCACCTCCTACATGAAGCACCATTTTCCCTTCTTGGTAATTTAAATCTTCAAACCATTCTGCTTGACATATTAAATTTACCTTTGTATTTATAACAACTCTTGGATTTATACTGTTTAAAACATTGAATTCATCTGGATGCGTATCTACTCTCATATTATATTTTCTTATTAGTCTTCCGATATGTTCAAAATCTTTTTTAAATATTTCTCTATGTCCCCAATATCCTACTTCAGGATGAGTAACCAAAGGAACCAGTGCAGAAGTTATCCTGTAAAAATGTATGTTATTTTCTGCATTATATTTAAGTATTGTTTCCAAATCTTTTAAATTAGATAATGCTACCTTCTTTAATTTTTCTAATTTTTGTTCATCTGTAGACAATTTATTATAATTAGCAAAAGTAACTGTACTAGAACTTGTTACTGTTTTGCCCAATTTCATAGAAATTGCTACATAACCCAATCTTACTCTCATTTTGCTTCTCCTACCATATAATTTTAGTTAGACACGTTCAAAAAATAATCATAACATTTTGGACTTGTTATTTTCTTTCATGAGCCTTAATTTATTTTTCTCAAGTTCATAAAATTCAATACATTATTTACAAAAAAAGAACCCCCAATATGGGAGTTCTCCTCTATCTTAATTACTTATTAATAATTTTTCTATATTTTCAGCATTAGCTTTTATCGCGAATATGATATTTTCGTCTATTCTTAGTTTACATTCATTTTCATTTACTTTTATTTGATTAATAGTTAAATTGTTTGAAGATAATTCTCTATATCTTGCTGCTGAAATATCTATAGTGAACTTTTTACCTTTAGCCCCTGTAAGCTTAATTGTAATCCCTTGTTCATTTTCATCCTTAATTAATATGTCTATAATATTATCTTTCTTACTGCAACAATGTGATTCTTCAC
This genomic interval carries:
- a CDS encoding cell wall-binding protein, which translates into the protein MKSNKIKVLMLAITAIMVQSTCAYAASSSETGYTKEELNNLKPGYESKDQDKSNYNVNSYTNKFINPTATNESDNNDTKTEDTSTNWVDSIPGKSTDDKSSGSIVSTQISTGNEGDFWAKTSDGKWMLIEQGVPAWGWKMVYGNWYYMDQSGIMQTGWLNYNSKWYYLKENGAMEYDTVVDGYYLDSDGAAVI
- the uvsE gene encoding UV DNA damage repair endonuclease UvsE, which translates into the protein MRVRLGYVAISMKLGKTVTSSSTVTFANYNKLSTDEQKLEKLKKVALSNLKDLETILKYNAENNIHFYRITSALVPLVTHPEVGYWGHREIFKKDFEHIGRLIRKYNMRVDTHPDEFNVLNSINPRVVINTKVNLICQAEWFEDLNYQEGKMVLHVGGATGGKEEGIKRFINNFNQYPEEITSRLIIENDDKTYTAKEVLNLCKILNIPMVLDVHHHNCNNNGESIQDMLQEIFNTWNREELPPKIHFSTPRDHEKDRKHSDYINATDFIEFIEKTKKIDRDFDVMLECKKKDEALYRLVEDIKNIKPQYKWIDQSSFEI